Proteins encoded in a region of the Mycteria americana isolate JAX WOST 10 ecotype Jacksonville Zoo and Gardens chromosome 9, USCA_MyAme_1.0, whole genome shotgun sequence genome:
- the TSSK6 gene encoding LOW QUALITY PROTEIN: testis-specific serine/threonine-protein kinase 6 (The sequence of the model RefSeq protein was modified relative to this genomic sequence to represent the inferred CDS: inserted 1 base in 1 codon; deleted 1 base in 1 codon) yields the protein MSSHKGAATQRSTPSRYLGEPWSPQRHPWDHGSTAKSNSCHAPYIKALKSWSKTPALIKPIGITHHAKNRCRSELGYRLGHTLGEGTFSKGKAATSNKYKGPLAIKVLGWRRAPPAFAYEGLPQELSITRKIRHPNIVRIFELTEACNGKLYIMMEVAGTDLXELVQQLGKLPCVPRSRDIFAQVTGAVCYLHDRNLVYRDLKRENVLLTADGHRAKLSDFGFSKEADSHPYLSTTFCRSAACASPEVLMGIPYNAKKRDTWSLGVMLYVMVTGYMPFDDTHIRSMPQWQKKGVLYPGGLPLLLSPCQALIAQLLRFSPASRPGVGQVAKNSWLEGDV from the exons ATGTCATCTCACAAAGGCGCTGCCACACAACGCTCCACCCCATCACGATACCTGGGTGAGCCCTGGAGCCCACAGAGGCACCCGTGGGACCATGGATCGACAGCAAAGAGCAACAGCTGCCACGCACCATATATTAAAGCTCTCAAATCCTGGAGCAAAACGCCGGCTTTGATTAAGCCCATCGGGATCACACATCATGCCAAAAACCGATGCAGGAGTGAGCTGGGCTACAGGCTGGGTCACACATTAGGGGAGGGCACCTTCTCCAAGGGGAAAGCGGCCACCTCCAACAAATACAAGGGCCCCTTAGCCATCAAGGTGTTGGGCTGGCGACGAGCACCCCCAGCCTTTGCGTACGAGGGTCTGCCCCAGGAGCTCTCCATCACGCGCAAGATCCGGCACCCCAACATCGTGCGCATCTTTGAGCTCACCGAGGCCTGCAATGGGAAGCTCTACATCATGATGGAGGTGGCGGGCACTGACC TGGAGCtggtgcagcagctggggaagttgccctgtgtccccaggtcCCGGGACATCTTTGCGCAGGTCACGGGGGCCGTGTGCTACCTGCACGACCGCAACTTGGTGTACCGGGATCTCAAGCGTGAGAACGTGCTGCTCACCGCTGATGGCCACCGGGCCAAACTCAGTGACTTTGGTTTTAGCAAGGAGGCCGACAGCCACCCGTACCTGAGCACCACGTTCTGCAGGTCAGCAGCCTGCGCTTCCCCGGAGGTGCTGATGGGCATCCCCTACAATGCCAAGAAGCGCGACACGTGGAGCCTGGGGGTGATGCTCTACGTGATGGTGACTGGCTACATGCCTTTTGACGATACCCACATCCGCAGCATGCCccagtggcagaagaaaggggTGCTGTACCCGGGGGGGCTGCCCCTGCTGCTA AGCCCTTGCCAAGCCCTCATTGCCCAACTGCTCCGGTTTAGCCCGGCCTCCCGGCCCGGCGTGGGGCAGGTGGCCAAGAACAGCTGGCTGGAGGGGGACGTCTGA